A window of the Macaca nemestrina isolate mMacNem1 chromosome X, mMacNem.hap1, whole genome shotgun sequence genome harbors these coding sequences:
- the LOC105499779 gene encoding uncharacterized protein isoform X2, whose amino-acid sequence MLISILHNVLKINFYKVESQEKIQRGVKNNNADVMLEWRPWTLLWTQSQVSATVRRCGSDQTGIMEFEKEYYSVEVPFLSPQSFYADD is encoded by the exons ATGCTTATCAGCATCCTTCACAATGTCCTGAAGATAAATTTCTACAAG GTGGAGTCACAGGAGAAAATCCAAAGaggagtaaaaaataataatgctgatGTCATGTTAGAGTGGAGGCCCTGGACACTGTTGTGGACCCAGTCTCAAGTTTCTGCTACAGTTAGAAGATGTGGAAGTGATCAG accgGCATTATGGAATTTGAGAAAGAATACTACAGCGTTGAAGTGCCCTTCTTATCAC CACAGAGCTTTTATGCAGATGACTGA
- the LOC105499779 gene encoding uncharacterized protein isoform X3, with protein MLISILHNVLKINFYKVESQEKIQRGVKNNNADVMLEWRPWTLLWTQSQVSATVRRCGSDQTGIMEFEKEYYSVEVPFLSQLLCR; from the exons ATGCTTATCAGCATCCTTCACAATGTCCTGAAGATAAATTTCTACAAG GTGGAGTCACAGGAGAAAATCCAAAGaggagtaaaaaataataatgctgatGTCATGTTAGAGTGGAGGCCCTGGACACTGTTGTGGACCCAGTCTCAAGTTTCTGCTACAGTTAGAAGATGTGGAAGTGATCAG accgGCATTATGGAATTTGAGAAAGAATACTACAGCGTTGAAGTGCCCTTCTTATCAC AGCTTTTATGCAGATGA
- the LOC105499779 gene encoding uncharacterized protein isoform X1, which produces MLISILHNVLKINFYKVESQEKIQRGVKNNNADVMLEWRPWTLLWTQSQVSATVRRCGSDQTGIMEFEKEYYSVEVPFLSRNIWVYMMT; this is translated from the exons ATGCTTATCAGCATCCTTCACAATGTCCTGAAGATAAATTTCTACAAG GTGGAGTCACAGGAGAAAATCCAAAGaggagtaaaaaataataatgctgatGTCATGTTAGAGTGGAGGCCCTGGACACTGTTGTGGACCCAGTCTCAAGTTTCTGCTACAGTTAGAAGATGTGGAAGTGATCAG accgGCATTATGGAATTTGAGAAAGAATACTACAGCGTTGAAGTGCCCTTCTTATCACGTAATATTTGGGTTTACATGATGACGTGA